One segment of Lutra lutra chromosome 12, mLutLut1.2, whole genome shotgun sequence DNA contains the following:
- the DRG1 gene encoding developmentally-regulated GTP-binding protein 1: protein MSSTLAKIAEIEAEMARTQKNKATAHHLGLLKARLAKLRRELITPKGGGGGGPGEGFDVAKTGDARIGFVGFPSVGKSTLLSNLAGVYSEVAAYEFTTLTTVPGVIRYKGAKIQLLDLPGIIEGAKDGKGRGRQVIAVARTCNLILIVLDVLKPLGHKKIIENELEGFGIRLNSKPPNIGFKKKDKGGINLTATCPQSELDAETVKSILAEYKIHNADVTLRSDATADDLIDVVEGNRVYIPCIYVLNKIDQISIEELDIIYKVPHCVPISAHHRWNFDDLLEKIWDYLKLVRIYTKPKGQLPDYTSPVVLPYSRTTVEDFCMKIHKNLIKEFKYALVWGLSVKHNPQKVGKDHTLEDEDVIQIVKK, encoded by the exons ATGAGCAGCACCTTAGCCAAGATCGCGGAGATTGAAGCCGAG ATGGCTCGGACTCAAAAGAACAAGGCCACAGCACACCACCTAGGGCTGCTTAAGGCTCGCCTTGCTAAGCTTCGTAGAGAGCTCATTACCCcaaaaggtggtggtggtggtgggccaGGAGAag GTTTTGATGTGGCCAAGACAGGTGATGCTCGAATTGGGTTTGTGGGTTTTCCATCAGTGGGGAAGTCAACACTGCTTAGTAACCTGGCAGGGGTATATTCTGAGGTGGCAGCCTATGAGTTCACTACTCTGACCACTGTGCCTGGTGTCATCAGATACAAAGGTGCCAAGATCCAG CTCCTGGATCTTCCAGGTATCATTGAGGGTGCCAAGGATGGGAAAGGTAGAGGCCGTCAGGTCATTGCAG tGGCCCGAACATGTAACTTGATCCTGATTGTTCTGGATGTCTTGAAACCCTTGGGACATAAAAAGATAATTGAAAATGAGCTGGAAGGTTTCGGCATTCGCTTGAACAGCAAACCTCCCAACATTGGCTTTAAGAAGAAGGATAAAGGAGGCATTAATCTCACGGCCACT TGCCCTCAGAGTGAGCTGGATGCTGAAACTGTGAAGAGCATTCTGGCCGAATACAAAATTCACAATGCTGATGTGACGCTGCGTAGTGATGCCACTGCAGACGACCTCATCGATGTGGTGGAAGGAAACAG AGTTTATATACCTTGTATCTACGTGTTGAATAAGATAGATCAGATTTCCATTGAGGAATTGGATATCATCTATAAGGTGCCTCACTGTGTACCCATTTCTGCCCATCATCGCTGGAATTTTGATGACCTATTAGAAAAGATCTGGGACTATCTGAAACTAGTGAGGAT TTACACCAAACCCAAAGGCCAGTTGCCAGATTATACATCTCCAGTGGTGCTGCCTTACTCTAGGACGACAGTGGAAGATTTTTGCATGAAGATTCACAAAAACCTTATCAAAGAATTTAAATA CGCTCTGGTCTGGGGTCTCTCTGTGAAACACAATCCTCAAAAAGTGGGTAAAGATCATACGTTGGAGGACGAGGATGTCATTCAGATTGTGAAGAAGTGA